Proteins from a genomic interval of Corynebacterium freiburgense:
- the leuD gene encoding 3-isopropylmalate dehydratase small subunit codes for MEKFTNHTGIGVPLKRSNVDTDQIIPAVYLKRVTRTGFEDGLFSGWRNDPEFVLNQDAFRNGSVLVAGPDFGTGSSREHAVWALMDYGFKAVFSPRFADIFRGNAGKAGLLAAQVEEADVELLWKLMEAEPGLELEVDLENRILRAGDHTFAFDVDDYTRWRLMEGLDDISLTLRNEEAIAGFEARRASFMPKTK; via the coding sequence ATGGAAAAGTTTACAAACCATACCGGCATTGGCGTTCCACTCAAACGATCAAACGTGGATACGGATCAGATCATTCCCGCTGTGTATCTGAAGCGGGTAACCCGAACAGGATTCGAAGATGGTCTGTTTTCCGGTTGGCGAAACGACCCTGAGTTCGTATTAAACCAAGATGCGTTCCGTAATGGTTCGGTATTGGTGGCGGGCCCGGATTTTGGTACCGGTTCCTCCCGCGAGCATGCCGTATGGGCGCTTATGGATTATGGTTTTAAGGCTGTATTTTCTCCGCGTTTTGCCGATATTTTTCGCGGTAATGCGGGCAAAGCCGGGCTGCTTGCCGCGCAAGTCGAAGAAGCTGATGTAGAGCTGCTTTGGAAACTTATGGAAGCCGAACCGGGTCTTGAACTTGAGGTCGATTTAGAGAATCGAATCCTCCGCGCCGGCGATCATACATTCGCTTTTGATGTAGATGATTACACTCGCTGGCGGCTTATGGAAGGCCTCGACGATATTAGCCTGACTCTCCGCAATGAGGAAGCGATTGCAGGCTTTGAAGCACGGCGTGCAAGCTTTATGCCAAAGACCAAATAA
- a CDS encoding CPBP family intramembrane glutamic endopeptidase: MDTFTLPTATARARLWIFAIITCASGWIGLLVNRVLGTPDSMESPAALIWISTPLLAGALLAITDRSFRSTYVKSWGFGKLREYGIAIAAFPIALFITLGAGYGFGWLSLLQLGTYVGPIIAAIVPTIVKNVAEEGAWRGFLVPALVAHQSSDIKVWLISGTIWALWHLPYYVYLLDESLIRAVWDVPPLIYALTGILIMVCWAPLFSELRIRSGSILPGVIAHSIANLSQIPVSLGGLPIRPGRELLVSPLIGVIHLGVIVAIGVALWKQRNPKLQSS; encoded by the coding sequence ATGGACACCTTTACTCTTCCTACAGCTACCGCGCGTGCACGCCTTTGGATTTTTGCAATCATTACTTGCGCATCTGGCTGGATTGGGCTCCTGGTCAACCGTGTTCTCGGTACCCCTGACTCAATGGAATCGCCGGCAGCACTTATCTGGATCTCAACACCCCTACTAGCTGGCGCTCTGCTAGCCATCACCGATAGATCTTTCCGGTCTACGTATGTCAAGTCTTGGGGTTTTGGCAAGTTGCGAGAATATGGAATCGCAATAGCAGCATTTCCCATTGCACTCTTTATCACCCTGGGAGCTGGATATGGTTTTGGTTGGCTGAGTCTGCTACAACTCGGTACGTATGTAGGCCCAATAATTGCCGCGATAGTCCCAACGATTGTGAAAAATGTGGCCGAGGAGGGCGCATGGCGGGGTTTCTTGGTACCCGCTCTCGTTGCACATCAATCTTCTGATATCAAAGTGTGGCTTATATCTGGGACAATCTGGGCGCTGTGGCATTTACCGTATTACGTGTACTTGCTTGACGAATCACTTATCCGAGCGGTATGGGACGTCCCTCCACTCATCTATGCCCTCACCGGCATTCTCATAATGGTGTGCTGGGCTCCGCTTTTTAGCGAACTTAGGATCCGTAGCGGGAGTATTTTGCCTGGTGTAATCGCCCACAGCATTGCTAACTTGAGTCAGATTCCCGTTTCACTTGGCGGTTTACCAATCAGACCGGGCAGAGAGCTTTTGGTCTCACCACTGATCGGTGTGATTCATCTCGGCGTCATTGTTGCCATCGGTGTGGCACTGTGGAAACAAAGAAACCCCAAGCTTCAAAGTTCATGA
- a CDS encoding IclR family transcriptional regulator encodes MGQIHASEPSSGIKVLDRAVHILTAIAEQPRSLSELCEATGLPRATTHRLATALETHRLLTRTSDGRWNIGSALTALGAGTSDKLVDAATPLMANIMELTGESVQLYRLTGTTRTCIASLEPPSGLQNTVPVGSRITLTAGSAARVFMAYAPPQLRDAIMPNAAFTNYDLEQVRVLSYAESISEREVGLASVSTPVFDRSGQIIAALSISGPAERFGQHPGQRWATALIDAAEKLSAQL; translated from the coding sequence ATGGGACAGATTCATGCCTCGGAACCAAGCAGCGGCATTAAAGTACTTGATCGCGCAGTACACATCCTTACTGCAATCGCCGAACAACCACGTTCCCTCTCCGAATTATGCGAAGCGACAGGCCTACCACGAGCCACAACACACCGCCTTGCAACCGCACTGGAAACCCATCGGCTCCTTACCCGAACTTCTGACGGCCGATGGAATATTGGCAGTGCACTTACCGCGCTCGGGGCTGGCACTTCAGACAAACTTGTCGACGCCGCCACCCCACTCATGGCGAACATTATGGAACTTACAGGTGAATCGGTCCAATTATATCGACTGACCGGAACCACACGTACCTGCATTGCGAGCTTAGAGCCTCCTTCCGGATTGCAAAACACGGTTCCAGTCGGTTCTCGCATCACTCTTACAGCCGGCTCGGCTGCCCGTGTTTTTATGGCATACGCACCTCCACAATTACGCGATGCAATTATGCCAAATGCCGCGTTTACCAACTATGACCTCGAACAAGTTCGGGTATTAAGCTACGCTGAATCAATTAGCGAACGAGAGGTTGGACTCGCCAGCGTATCCACACCAGTATTCGACCGTAGCGGACAAATTATCGCCGCTCTTTCAATATCCGGTCCCGCCGAGCGATTCGGGCAACACCCCGGCCAACGTTGGGCAACCGCGCTTATCGACGCCGCCGAAAAGCTCAGCGCACAGCTCTAG
- a CDS encoding D-alanine--D-alanine ligase family protein → MTTDRIRVAVIYGGRSSEHTVSCVSAGAVMGHIDPQKYEVIPVGITLDGVWTVGESNVEKLQIANRVMPKVELKEELHLSVTPERQGELRYVKDGSLYAKVDVVFPVLHGRFGEDGTIQGMFELSGVPYVGAGVLASACGVDKEFAKKLMAAEGLPVGREVVLRGRTDLTDSEKAMLGLPVFVKPARGGSSIGISRVTSWDDLPAAISLATKHDEKVIIEAEIVGVEVECGVLQYPDGRVVASVPAQLVGTDSGDEGFYGFDTKYLDDVVSAQIPAPLDQATTELIQSLAIETFHALSCDGLARVDFFVTSDGPVLNEINTLPGFTPISMYPKVFAASGVPYEELLSILIERALAR, encoded by the coding sequence GTGACTACCGACCGTATTCGTGTTGCCGTTATTTACGGTGGCCGCAGCTCTGAACATACTGTTTCCTGCGTTTCTGCTGGCGCTGTTATGGGCCACATTGATCCGCAAAAATATGAAGTAATCCCCGTTGGCATTACCCTTGATGGGGTGTGGACAGTTGGAGAATCGAATGTAGAGAAGCTCCAAATTGCTAACCGAGTTATGCCAAAAGTCGAGTTGAAGGAGGAATTGCATCTTTCTGTAACTCCAGAACGTCAAGGTGAATTACGCTATGTAAAAGACGGAAGCCTATATGCAAAAGTTGATGTAGTTTTTCCTGTATTGCATGGGCGATTTGGGGAAGACGGCACGATTCAAGGCATGTTTGAACTTTCCGGTGTGCCATATGTAGGCGCAGGGGTGTTGGCTTCCGCATGTGGAGTGGATAAAGAATTCGCTAAAAAACTCATGGCCGCTGAAGGTCTACCAGTAGGTAGGGAAGTGGTATTGCGGGGGCGGACTGACCTTACTGATAGCGAAAAAGCCATGCTGGGTTTGCCAGTATTTGTAAAACCAGCGCGTGGTGGATCATCTATCGGAATTTCGCGGGTGACCTCGTGGGATGATCTACCAGCTGCTATTTCGCTGGCGACAAAACACGATGAAAAAGTAATTATTGAAGCTGAAATCGTCGGTGTTGAAGTCGAATGCGGTGTGCTGCAATATCCCGATGGTCGGGTTGTGGCTTCAGTGCCAGCGCAATTAGTGGGAACAGATTCTGGGGATGAAGGTTTTTATGGCTTTGACACAAAGTACCTGGATGATGTGGTTAGTGCGCAGATTCCAGCGCCATTAGACCAAGCAACAACAGAATTGATTCAATCATTGGCTATTGAAACATTCCATGCTTTGTCTTGTGATGGCTTAGCTCGGGTTGATTTCTTTGTGACCAGTGATGGGCCCGTGCTTAATGAAATTAATACGCTGCCCGGCTTTACTCCGATCTCTATGTATCCGAAGGTGTTTGCGGCAAGTGGAGTTCCTTATGAGGAACTCCTAAGCATTCTTATTGAGCGCGCGCTTGCTCGTTAA
- a CDS encoding NAD(P)H-dependent glycerol-3-phosphate dehydrogenase, with product MVNVSVMGAGSWGTTLAKVFADAGNPVRLWARREEAARSMQITRENADYLPGLTLPPNITVTSDAEKALGDAEIIVLAVPSQTLRANLAMWNIPESATLLSLAKGIEKGTHMRMSEVIAEVTGANQNRIAVLSGPNLAREIALEQPAATVIACSDEHRAEDIQQAVAAPYFRPYTNSDVIGCEIGGACKNVIALACGIATGKGLGENTLASIITRGLAEISRLGVALGADERTFAGLAGLGDLVATCSSPLSRNRSFGERLGRGDSLEQAKHATHGQVAEGVISSQSVFDLAREYGVEMPITYAVYGVCHQGLDVDEMIAALMGRSKKAE from the coding sequence ATGGTAAATGTCAGCGTTATGGGGGCAGGTTCTTGGGGAACTACATTGGCAAAAGTGTTCGCGGATGCGGGAAACCCCGTTCGATTATGGGCGCGACGAGAAGAAGCGGCGCGATCCATGCAGATTACTAGAGAAAACGCTGATTACTTACCTGGGCTTACGCTGCCGCCAAATATTACCGTCACCTCAGATGCTGAAAAAGCACTTGGAGATGCAGAAATTATTGTTCTAGCAGTGCCATCCCAAACGCTTCGTGCAAATTTGGCCATGTGGAATATTCCGGAATCCGCGACGCTTTTAAGCCTTGCTAAAGGTATAGAAAAAGGTACGCATATGCGGATGAGCGAAGTAATTGCAGAGGTGACTGGAGCCAATCAAAACCGTATTGCAGTACTTTCTGGCCCAAATCTTGCTCGTGAAATAGCGTTGGAGCAACCTGCAGCAACAGTAATTGCTTGTAGCGATGAACACCGCGCAGAGGATATTCAACAAGCCGTCGCTGCGCCATATTTTCGCCCGTACACAAATTCGGATGTCATTGGCTGTGAAATTGGTGGCGCTTGTAAAAATGTGATTGCCCTAGCTTGCGGAATTGCAACCGGAAAAGGGCTTGGGGAAAACACTCTTGCAAGCATTATTACTCGCGGGTTAGCCGAGATTAGTCGCTTGGGTGTAGCCCTGGGGGCAGACGAACGCACGTTTGCTGGTTTGGCTGGCTTGGGGGATTTGGTGGCAACGTGTTCTTCGCCGTTATCGCGGAATAGAAGTTTTGGGGAACGGTTGGGTCGGGGTGATTCTTTAGAACAAGCAAAGCATGCTACGCATGGCCAGGTAGCAGAGGGGGTAATTTCGTCCCAGTCGGTATTTGATTTAGCGCGGGAATATGGCGTGGAAATGCCAATAACCTATGCGGTCTATGGGGTGTGCCATCAAGGGCTAGATGTTGATGAGATGATTGCCGCTTTGATGGGACGTTCTAAGAAAGCCGAGTAG
- a CDS encoding uracil-DNA glycosylase, translated as MDQKWEEVLFPVRANIDTLVAKEPNCLPAQENILRVFDEPFDDIKVLIVGQDPYPTPGHAMGLAFSTAPGVRPLPKSLLNIFEEYSNDLQLPKPEDGDLSAWARQGVALFNRVLTVSPGKAGSHRNIGWEAVTEFAIRKLAERDAPLVAILWGKDAQATQKFLGETPCICSPHPSPLSAYRGFFGSRPFSRANELLQGLGATPVNWQL; from the coding sequence GTGGATCAAAAGTGGGAAGAAGTTTTATTTCCGGTTCGCGCAAATATTGACACATTGGTAGCTAAGGAACCGAACTGTCTTCCAGCGCAGGAAAACATTCTTCGGGTGTTTGATGAACCATTTGATGACATCAAGGTTCTTATTGTTGGGCAAGATCCTTACCCAACACCTGGGCATGCGATGGGGTTGGCGTTTTCTACCGCACCGGGAGTCCGCCCATTACCAAAAAGCCTTTTGAATATTTTTGAAGAGTATTCCAATGATCTGCAACTACCAAAGCCAGAAGATGGTGATTTATCTGCTTGGGCGCGACAAGGTGTTGCATTATTTAACCGAGTACTTACCGTAAGTCCTGGGAAAGCTGGCTCCCATCGAAATATTGGTTGGGAAGCGGTTACGGAATTTGCAATTCGTAAACTTGCTGAACGTGATGCACCGCTGGTAGCAATTTTGTGGGGTAAGGATGCACAAGCAACCCAGAAATTCCTTGGGGAAACCCCGTGTATTTGCTCACCGCACCCTTCGCCGTTATCTGCATATCGCGGGTTCTTTGGATCACGTCCGTTTAGTCGTGCGAATGAGCTACTTCAAGGGCTTGGGGCCACACCAGTGAACTGGCAACTGTAA
- a CDS encoding CPBP family intramembrane glutamic endopeptidase produces MGTLLRIAYIRLGLLLCGLGCTVAVLYASKTPTSFPPDSLLACAYFSVVNIICLLLVRRYVRTTGKSWAHFIGFQRNRISKDCAWAVLWFFVLYIPFFLCIMLIPLALYGPTGFPYLETAFVPSHPTILPKPVMIILAFTAALVFPLFNAPAEEVIYRGLILENTAQPTFIVLTIQAALFAINHLLFAPTMLAAGIYAIAFFLWGFGAGIIVKKQQRLMPMIISHFLVNAIMALPALTIIFI; encoded by the coding sequence ATGGGAACGCTACTGCGCATAGCATATATTCGACTTGGGCTTCTTCTCTGCGGTTTAGGGTGTACAGTAGCCGTACTCTATGCTTCAAAAACACCAACATCATTCCCGCCAGATTCTTTACTTGCCTGCGCATACTTTAGTGTTGTAAATATTATTTGCCTACTGCTTGTGCGAAGGTACGTACGAACTACAGGGAAAAGTTGGGCACACTTTATAGGGTTTCAGCGAAACCGTATTAGCAAAGATTGTGCATGGGCAGTCCTTTGGTTTTTTGTACTATATATCCCGTTCTTTCTGTGTATTATGCTTATTCCGCTCGCCCTTTATGGGCCAACGGGATTTCCGTATTTGGAAACCGCATTCGTGCCGAGCCATCCTACTATTCTGCCAAAACCAGTCATGATCATCTTGGCTTTTACGGCTGCCCTAGTATTCCCCCTATTTAATGCACCAGCTGAAGAGGTCATTTACCGCGGGTTAATCCTAGAAAATACCGCACAACCAACGTTCATCGTCCTTACGATACAAGCAGCACTATTCGCAATCAATCATCTACTTTTTGCGCCAACCATGCTTGCTGCGGGAATCTATGCAATCGCGTTTTTCCTTTGGGGATTCGGAGCCGGCATTATCGTGAAAAAACAACAACGCCTTATGCCGATGATTATTTCCCACTTTTTAGTCAATGCGATTATGGCATTACCCGCTCTCACAATAATTTTCATTTAA
- the leuC gene encoding 3-isopropylmalate dehydratase large subunit, whose amino-acid sequence MTSPMDKTAAPLTMAEKVWNNHIVVQGENGEPDLIYIDLHLLHEVTSPQAFDGLRMAGRKLRRPDLTIATEDHNVPTEGIASGAITEIKDLISRTQVETLRKNCAEFGVRIHPMGDAEQGIVHVVGPQLGLTQPGLTVVCGDSHTATHGAFGAIAFGIGTSEVEHVMATQTLPLKPFKTMAINVSGELADGVTAKDLILAIIAKIGTGGGQGHIIEYRGEAIEKLSMEARMTICNMSIEAGARAGMIAPDEITFEYLKGRDHAPQGEDWDAAVAYWKSLRTDDGAVFDTVVEIDGAALTPFVTWGTNPGQGLPLAASVPHPEDFAGDADRAAAEKALAYMDLTPGTPLREIAIDTVFVGSCTNGRIEDMRAVAAVLEGRKIADTVRMLVVPGSARVREQAEAEGLHTIFESAGAEWRRPGCSMCLGMNPDQLSPGERSASTSNRNFEGRQGKGGRTHLVSPQVAAATAIAGHLASPADLTPIA is encoded by the coding sequence ATGACCAGCCCCATGGACAAAACCGCTGCACCATTGACAATGGCGGAAAAAGTATGGAACAACCATATTGTGGTTCAAGGAGAGAACGGGGAACCGGACCTCATTTATATTGACCTTCATCTCCTGCATGAAGTGACTTCTCCACAAGCATTTGATGGTTTGCGCATGGCTGGACGTAAACTTCGCAGGCCAGATTTAACCATTGCTACTGAAGACCATAATGTACCAACCGAAGGCATAGCTTCCGGCGCTATTACGGAAATCAAAGACCTTATTTCACGCACCCAAGTTGAAACATTACGCAAAAATTGCGCAGAGTTCGGCGTGCGAATTCACCCAATGGGCGATGCGGAGCAAGGCATTGTCCACGTAGTTGGGCCGCAATTAGGTCTGACCCAGCCGGGACTCACAGTTGTTTGCGGTGACTCCCATACGGCTACACATGGGGCATTTGGGGCGATTGCGTTTGGCATTGGTACTTCGGAAGTCGAACATGTTATGGCTACACAAACGCTGCCGCTAAAACCCTTTAAAACGATGGCGATTAATGTTTCTGGTGAGCTTGCTGATGGTGTAACCGCTAAAGACCTTATTCTGGCAATCATTGCGAAAATCGGCACCGGCGGTGGTCAGGGGCACATTATTGAATATCGCGGTGAGGCAATTGAAAAACTTTCAATGGAAGCCCGCATGACTATTTGCAATATGTCTATTGAGGCAGGCGCTCGCGCAGGCATGATTGCGCCAGACGAAATTACCTTTGAATATCTTAAGGGTCGTGATCACGCGCCACAAGGCGAGGATTGGGACGCTGCAGTTGCATATTGGAAGAGTTTACGTACTGATGATGGAGCTGTATTTGATACCGTTGTGGAAATCGACGGCGCGGCACTCACACCATTTGTGACCTGGGGTACAAATCCTGGACAAGGTTTGCCACTTGCCGCCAGCGTGCCGCATCCTGAAGACTTTGCTGGCGATGCGGATCGCGCAGCGGCCGAAAAGGCACTTGCGTATATGGACCTCACACCAGGAACTCCGTTGCGTGAAATCGCCATTGATACAGTTTTTGTGGGTTCCTGTACAAATGGCCGTATTGAAGACATGCGTGCGGTTGCAGCTGTACTAGAGGGGCGGAAAATCGCCGATACTGTACGCATGTTGGTTGTTCCGGGTTCCGCACGTGTGCGCGAACAAGCCGAGGCAGAAGGGCTCCACACCATTTTTGAATCCGCTGGGGCAGAATGGCGTCGCCCCGGATGCTCAATGTGTTTGGGCATGAACCCTGACCAGCTTTCCCCCGGCGAGCGAAGCGCCTCAACATCGAATCGTAATTTCGAAGGTCGGCAGGGCAAAGGCGGCCGGACACACCTTGTTTCACCACAGGTTGCCGCTGCCACAGCCATCGCCGGTCACCTAGCCTCACCAGCAGACTTAACGCCAATCGCATAA
- a CDS encoding NUDIX hydrolase: MQQFDTSRDSNQAILGRHQILYRNPGKAFERPILAAGAVLWRGTLPNPEIATIHRPHYNDWSLPKGKVDPGEALPVTAAREIEEETGFSVQLGKLLGNISYPVGNHTKVVFYWTAQVLDGEFSTNNEVDEIRWLPIKQALEQLSYTDDRSVVEKAAKRFAYPTQSRLLVVRAAKTAEQVELLMPLLATYRPNRIIAATDQCSIDTATPIAEYLGISCEVDEYFGESGWIRSMKTAQQKITEIIEQPGVTIVVSDKRTIQDSIAWMSTQGTLPLEKVPAKRASTWVLGFHQGALHGADYLESPKPVRKPKPTR, encoded by the coding sequence ATGCAACAGTTCGACACCAGCCGAGATTCGAATCAAGCCATTCTTGGCCGCCACCAAATTCTCTACCGAAACCCCGGCAAAGCATTCGAACGCCCTATCCTTGCCGCTGGGGCGGTGCTCTGGCGCGGAACGCTGCCAAATCCTGAAATCGCAACTATCCATCGCCCACATTACAACGACTGGTCCCTACCCAAAGGTAAGGTCGACCCCGGCGAGGCACTCCCCGTCACCGCAGCTCGGGAAATCGAAGAAGAAACTGGATTTTCTGTGCAACTAGGGAAGCTTTTAGGAAACATAAGCTACCCAGTTGGAAACCACACCAAAGTGGTGTTTTATTGGACTGCACAAGTCCTTGATGGGGAATTCTCTACAAACAATGAAGTCGATGAGATCCGCTGGCTGCCAATTAAACAAGCACTGGAGCAGCTCAGCTATACTGACGACCGCAGCGTTGTAGAAAAAGCAGCAAAGCGTTTTGCTTACCCCACACAGTCTCGCCTCTTAGTTGTGCGCGCCGCCAAAACCGCCGAGCAGGTTGAATTGCTTATGCCACTGCTCGCTACTTACCGCCCAAACCGGATTATTGCGGCAACAGATCAATGCAGTATTGATACTGCCACCCCTATTGCTGAATATTTGGGCATCTCTTGTGAAGTTGACGAATACTTTGGCGAGTCCGGCTGGATAAGGTCTATGAAAACCGCTCAACAGAAAATCACCGAGATCATTGAACAACCTGGTGTAACCATTGTGGTATCCGATAAACGTACCATTCAAGATTCTATTGCTTGGATGTCCACGCAAGGTACCCTGCCCCTGGAAAAAGTTCCAGCAAAAAGAGCAAGCACCTGGGTACTGGGTTTCCATCAAGGCGCATTACACGGTGCAGATTATCTGGAGAGCCCAAAGCCAGTGCGAAAGCCAAAACCAACCCGCTAA
- a CDS encoding thiamine-phosphate kinase — MSKLTLGEIGERAAIASIIAAAPSSINGDDAAVLAAPAPNSRTVATTDVLVEGRHFRLDWSSPENIGEKAIVQNFADIEAMGARPIAALLGLAAPADTSVEIAAGIAHGIQKRASLYNAELIGGDLTESDCLVVSVTALGILGGSQPPLTLDAARPGQHLVAAGRIGYSAAGLALLQACGTDYPQGLAELVQAHRVPELNPGRGVIARAAGATSMTDNSDGLIVDLSHLAANSRVMINLFSKEIAPDTLLMEAGKFLGEDPWKWVLCGGEDHTLLATTAKEAPSGFRTIGSVYRGRGVTVDGAAPKYQSGWVSF, encoded by the coding sequence ATGTCCAAGTTGACCCTCGGCGAAATCGGCGAACGTGCCGCGATTGCTTCCATTATTGCAGCCGCCCCATCCAGCATTAATGGTGACGACGCCGCCGTGCTCGCGGCGCCCGCACCTAATAGCCGCACTGTGGCCACTACCGATGTACTTGTCGAGGGACGGCACTTTCGATTGGATTGGTCATCGCCAGAAAATATTGGCGAAAAAGCAATCGTACAGAACTTTGCCGATATTGAAGCAATGGGCGCACGGCCAATTGCAGCACTTTTGGGTCTTGCCGCGCCAGCAGATACCTCAGTAGAAATCGCCGCTGGAATCGCACACGGAATTCAAAAACGGGCGAGTCTTTATAACGCTGAGTTGATTGGTGGTGATCTTACGGAAAGTGACTGCCTGGTGGTTAGCGTAACAGCGCTTGGAATACTTGGGGGGTCTCAACCTCCATTAACACTTGATGCTGCACGCCCTGGTCAGCATTTGGTAGCCGCTGGACGTATCGGGTATTCCGCTGCTGGTCTGGCGCTTTTGCAGGCATGTGGTACTGATTACCCCCAGGGGTTAGCGGAACTTGTACAAGCGCATAGGGTTCCAGAATTAAACCCAGGTAGGGGCGTGATAGCGCGTGCTGCTGGGGCCACAAGTATGACCGATAATTCAGATGGTCTTATTGTTGATCTCTCGCATTTAGCTGCCAATTCGCGGGTAATGATCAATCTTTTTTCGAAGGAGATTGCGCCGGATACTCTCTTGATGGAAGCGGGCAAGTTTTTGGGTGAGGATCCTTGGAAATGGGTGTTGTGTGGGGGTGAAGACCATACCTTGCTCGCTACCACAGCAAAAGAAGCACCTTCTGGTTTTCGTACAATCGGCTCCGTATACCGTGGACGTGGTGTTACCGTTGACGGCGCAGCACCAAAATATCAATCAGGTTGGGTGAGTTTTTAG
- a CDS encoding PadR family transcriptional regulator: MKLRHAILGLLARSPQSGYDLSRAFASSVVHFWHADQSQIYRTLDRMEADGAISTQTIIQNGRPNRRIHSLTEAGKAELEAWLASPLEPRLSKDPLLARIFFAAPLGHEKVNMLLGEAENHLRAELAALRAIEFEVEDLDTTLKHATLRYGIDEIALGLKMIEQIRESIANMK, translated from the coding sequence ATGAAACTTCGACACGCTATTCTCGGTCTTTTAGCCCGATCCCCACAAAGTGGTTATGACTTGAGCCGAGCTTTTGCCAGTTCAGTGGTTCATTTTTGGCATGCAGATCAATCGCAAATCTATCGCACACTCGATCGCATGGAAGCCGATGGAGCTATATCAACGCAAACGATTATCCAGAATGGCCGCCCAAATCGGAGGATCCACAGTCTCACCGAAGCTGGCAAAGCCGAACTTGAAGCGTGGCTTGCCAGTCCATTAGAACCGCGTTTATCTAAAGACCCGCTGCTAGCACGAATTTTCTTTGCAGCTCCCCTTGGGCACGAAAAAGTAAATATGCTCCTCGGCGAAGCAGAAAATCACCTTCGTGCCGAATTAGCAGCTTTGAGGGCGATCGAGTTTGAGGTCGAAGATCTTGATACCACGCTCAAGCACGCCACACTTCGTTACGGAATCGACGAAATAGCATTAGGACTAAAAATGATTGAGCAAATTCGGGAGTCGATTGCGAACATGAAATAA
- a CDS encoding DUF3515 domain-containing protein yields the protein MSAEQPYHRGPIIIALILAVLLVLGVLFGAKMVYQRAAQQPVHMSTIDAPDADQCAPLLDALPATLLGHPRAELADPAPEGAAAWSSNSQERVTLRCGIGLPLQYTVLSTTTEAAGTSWLRIADATPGSTLETWYAVDRFPIVAVTADKQSLKGAENPVQDLESAMAALSRTKVDPNPAPLVELERQDGESCSQFMNALPKTLGEYTRANVPLEEYMAAWTADGLEPVVLRCGVQDPPGYQPGVQLQQVNNIPWFEDTTLAHGTTASTWYALGRTTNIAVSMPKTAGNTVLVDLGTAIERNINEQARAQ from the coding sequence ATGAGCGCCGAACAACCCTACCATCGTGGACCAATAATTATTGCCCTTATTCTTGCAGTATTGCTCGTCTTGGGGGTGCTATTCGGCGCCAAAATGGTGTATCAGCGCGCCGCGCAACAACCAGTACATATGAGCACTATTGACGCCCCCGACGCCGATCAATGCGCCCCACTGCTAGACGCCTTACCTGCAACGTTGCTTGGTCACCCGAGGGCCGAACTTGCCGACCCAGCCCCAGAAGGAGCCGCAGCATGGTCATCGAATTCCCAGGAACGAGTAACACTGCGCTGCGGGATTGGGCTGCCACTTCAATACACGGTGCTTTCTACGACCACCGAAGCCGCCGGTACCTCATGGCTACGTATTGCTGATGCAACTCCAGGATCTACCTTAGAAACATGGTATGCCGTCGATCGTTTTCCGATTGTGGCAGTCACTGCTGATAAGCAATCCCTTAAAGGGGCTGAAAACCCAGTTCAAGACCTAGAATCTGCCATGGCTGCACTAAGCCGCACAAAAGTAGATCCAAATCCTGCACCGCTGGTTGAACTGGAACGACAAGACGGCGAGTCCTGCAGTCAATTTATGAATGCCTTACCAAAAACACTCGGCGAATATACTCGTGCGAATGTTCCTCTAGAAGAATATATGGCCGCTTGGACGGCTGATGGCTTAGAGCCCGTAGTGCTGCGATGCGGAGTACAAGACCCGCCCGGATATCAACCAGGTGTTCAACTCCAACAAGTAAATAATATTCCTTGGTTTGAAGACACCACACTTGCACATGGCACCACAGCAAGCACATGGTACGCACTCGGACGTACCACAAACATTGCCGTATCAATGCCCAAGACCGCAGGAAATACGGTACTCGTTGACCTCGGCACTGCAATTGAACGAAATATTAACGAGCAAGCGCGCGCTCAATAA